The following are encoded in a window of Flavobacterium psychrotrophum genomic DNA:
- a CDS encoding trans-sulfuration enzyme family protein encodes MKEQTAILNNLPIDPLTGSISVPIYQTSTFVQDAPGVHKGFDYARSNNPTRKVLEDTIAQLENGTNGYAFASGLAAIDAVIKLLSAGDEVIAVDDIYGGAFRLFTHVYQKFGISIKYVDTTNAQNVADAVTDKTKLIWIESPTNPTLKISDIEAIAKIAKANNILLCVDNTFASPIAQKPINLGADIVVHSATKYLSGHSDLIAGLVVTATQELGDKIKFVQNASGAILGPFDSWLVIRGIETLSLRIKAHAENAQKVAEYLLEEKLVKNVYYPGLPTHHNHDIAKKQLKFFGGVVTFDLVIDDKELASKIVSSTKLFKLAESLGGVKSLLCLPCEMTHKSIPAEKRYQAGVTDSLIRLSVGLEDADDLIDDLKQAFAVAVNVTADSKSVTA; translated from the coding sequence ATGAAAGAACAAACTGCAATCCTGAACAACCTGCCTATCGATCCATTAACCGGAAGCATTTCGGTGCCTATTTACCAAACATCAACTTTTGTACAAGATGCACCGGGCGTACACAAAGGCTTTGACTATGCACGCAGCAACAACCCTACCCGTAAAGTACTTGAAGATACCATTGCCCAATTAGAGAACGGTACTAATGGTTATGCCTTTGCCAGTGGCCTTGCAGCTATAGACGCGGTTATAAAACTGCTTAGCGCAGGAGACGAAGTTATAGCCGTTGACGATATTTATGGTGGTGCCTTCAGGCTGTTTACCCATGTGTATCAAAAATTTGGCATCAGCATTAAGTATGTAGATACTACTAATGCCCAAAACGTAGCCGATGCCGTTACTGACAAAACCAAGCTTATCTGGATCGAGTCACCTACTAACCCTACCCTTAAAATTTCTGACATAGAGGCTATTGCTAAAATTGCAAAAGCTAATAACATACTGCTTTGCGTAGACAACACCTTTGCATCGCCAATAGCGCAAAAACCTATCAATCTGGGTGCAGACATCGTGGTACACAGTGCTACCAAATACCTGTCTGGCCACAGCGACCTTATTGCCGGCCTTGTAGTTACCGCTACTCAGGAACTGGGCGATAAAATTAAATTTGTACAAAACGCTTCTGGTGCCATCCTTGGACCATTCGACAGCTGGCTTGTTATCCGTGGTATAGAAACCCTTAGCCTGCGTATTAAAGCACATGCCGAAAATGCACAAAAAGTTGCTGAATACCTGCTTGAAGAAAAACTGGTTAAAAATGTATATTACCCTGGCCTGCCTACACACCACAACCATGACATTGCTAAAAAGCAATTGAAATTCTTTGGTGGTGTAGTAACGTTTGACCTTGTTATCGACGATAAAGAACTTGCCTCTAAAATTGTAAGCAGTACTAAACTGTTCAAACTTGCAGAAAGCCTTGGCGGCGTTAAGAGTCTGCTGTGTTTACCGTGTGAAATGACCCATAAATCTATTCCGGCAGAAAAGCGTTACCAGGCCGGTGTTACCGATAGCCTTATACGCCTTAGTGTAGGACTTGAAGACGCAGATGATCTTATAGACGACCTTAAACAAGCTTTTGCCGTAGCCGTTAATGTTACTGCCGATAGTAAATCTGTAACTGCATAA
- a CDS encoding MFS transporter, with amino-acid sequence MDKNIYFREWIHNWTWGTRAAIFIILLVSILQFSLFSLTQNYVVSYFGAQPEDITFSIQVTYVSLLAFLPLQIKLLNYFNTRKYLICVLMMGIVLNLIIMKVTDVNYFIVLRFFQGVTISMIAGAMLTLIFTRLHNEKKQAVGYSVYYGTLLASSVAAGAPSAWIIDNTDWRMIYYIVILFQVLSIIIAFFVFTKERLHRQQPLYQIDWKAYIIMASLMLSVAYFMVYGPRKYWFESREITYCFMLILALLYLFIYREVKTKRPIVHFSIFRSPKFVAGLFLLALFYGFKDTISLIYNHISNVSQWPNYQYVALAACNITGMGIAMYAASQLVMRRRHTLHFFLIGGFGSMCAFNYWMYRIISTDMSFEDLALPIFLHGVACGILFMPIATFILSKVPVNTGISGTLVAGNVRFFSTLHSFAGFYTLQLFFNQHYKEQFLAHLTPYDSVYNEANDTAIQQFLSKGYALQDATNMARATIAKQMAVQSQLLTSQAIFLLVAAATGAIVLGAITLPMIRNFYRNRFSNKTKIIDLQLIEK; translated from the coding sequence ATGGACAAGAACATCTATTTCAGGGAATGGATACACAACTGGACGTGGGGAACCCGTGCGGCTATTTTCATTATCCTGTTGGTTTCTATACTACAATTCTCGCTCTTTTCGCTTACGCAAAATTATGTGGTATCATATTTTGGCGCACAGCCCGAAGACATTACGTTTTCTATCCAGGTAACCTATGTTTCGCTACTTGCCTTTTTACCATTACAAATAAAACTGCTCAACTATTTTAATACACGGAAATACCTGATATGCGTACTGATGATGGGCATAGTACTAAACCTCATCATCATGAAAGTTACCGATGTAAACTATTTCATAGTACTGCGTTTCTTTCAGGGCGTTACCATAAGCATGATTGCAGGAGCAATGCTTACACTGATATTTACCCGCCTGCATAACGAGAAAAAACAGGCTGTGGGCTATTCTGTTTACTATGGTACATTATTAGCCAGTAGTGTAGCGGCAGGTGCTCCATCTGCATGGATTATTGACAATACCGACTGGCGGATGATCTATTACATTGTAATCCTTTTCCAGGTACTCTCTATAATAATAGCCTTTTTTGTGTTTACTAAAGAACGCCTGCACAGGCAGCAGCCCCTGTATCAAATCGACTGGAAAGCCTATATCATCATGGCGTCCTTAATGCTGTCTGTAGCTTATTTTATGGTATATGGCCCCAGGAAATACTGGTTTGAAAGCAGGGAAATTACGTACTGCTTTATGCTCATACTGGCATTACTTTACCTGTTTATTTACCGGGAGGTTAAGACCAAAAGGCCTATTGTTCACTTTAGTATATTCAGGTCGCCAAAGTTTGTTGCCGGGCTTTTTCTGCTGGCATTGTTTTACGGCTTTAAAGACACTATTTCTCTAATTTACAACCACATCAGCAATGTATCGCAATGGCCAAATTACCAGTATGTAGCCCTTGCAGCCTGTAATATTACAGGCATGGGTATTGCCATGTATGCGGCATCACAGCTGGTAATGCGCAGAAGGCACACCCTGCATTTTTTCCTTATCGGTGGCTTTGGCAGCATGTGTGCTTTTAACTACTGGATGTACCGTATCATATCGACCGATATGTCGTTTGAAGACCTTGCGCTACCCATATTTCTGCACGGTGTGGCCTGTGGTATACTGTTTATGCCCATAGCTACCTTTATACTCTCTAAAGTACCCGTAAATACAGGTATTTCAGGAACATTAGTGGCAGGCAACGTACGCTTTTTTTCTACGCTGCACTCATTCGCCGGGTTTTATACACTGCAACTGTTTTTTAACCAGCATTACAAAGAGCAGTTTTTAGCGCACTTAACGCCATACGACAGCGTATATAATGAGGCTAACGATACCGCCATACAGCAATTTTTAAGCAAAGGCTATGCCTTGCAGGATGCCACAAACATGGCACGCGCCACTATAGCAAAACAGATGGCGGTACAAAGCCAGCTGCTTACCTCGCAGGCTATTTTCTTGCTCGTTGCCGCCGCTACCGGAGCTATTGTTCTTGGTGCCATAACACTCCCAATGATTAGAAACTTTTACCGAAACCGTTTTAGCAACAAAACAAAAATAATTGATTTACAGCTGATTGAAAAATAA
- a CDS encoding HlyD family secretion protein has product MDTKGKTFNILFNIAVFAIIAITAIYFIRYIVHANHYEETNDAQAEAYISPISARVSGYIKAIDFEEHQYVKAGDTLILIDDREYRAKVDEARAALEDAKARLLFLDAQIGTVETGTYVNKDMINSAKAKFTEKQQNLKRYKNLLNEEAATLQEYEQIKATYDVAQSEYNAAGNTLKTTHAKVDELQASRALIQAEIKQKEALLDLANINLQYTVITAPVSGRLGRKVLQVGQQVQAGQSLVPIIDEKNKWVTANFKETQLEDMHVGQPVEITVDGFSNKTYHGSIEAIAGSTGAKFSLLPADNSTGNFVKITQRVPVKIRLTDTDLSAIKAGMNVEVAVKKS; this is encoded by the coding sequence ATGGATACTAAAGGAAAAACATTCAATATCCTGTTTAACATTGCCGTGTTTGCCATTATTGCCATTACCGCAATATACTTTATACGCTACATAGTGCATGCTAACCACTACGAAGAAACTAACGATGCCCAGGCCGAAGCTTACATAAGCCCTATATCTGCCCGGGTAAGTGGCTACATAAAAGCGATTGATTTTGAGGAACATCAGTATGTAAAAGCAGGCGATACCCTGATACTTATTGATGACCGCGAATACCGTGCAAAAGTTGACGAAGCACGTGCCGCTTTAGAAGATGCCAAAGCCCGCCTGCTGTTTCTTGATGCACAGATAGGTACGGTAGAAACGGGTACTTATGTAAATAAAGACATGATAAATTCGGCTAAAGCTAAATTTACAGAAAAGCAGCAGAATCTTAAACGTTACAAAAACCTGCTAAACGAAGAAGCTGCCACCCTACAGGAATATGAGCAGATAAAAGCCACCTATGATGTAGCCCAAAGCGAATACAACGCTGCCGGAAACACCCTTAAAACTACACACGCCAAAGTTGATGAGTTACAGGCGAGCCGCGCATTAATACAGGCTGAAATAAAACAAAAAGAAGCCCTGCTTGACCTGGCAAACATTAACCTGCAATATACCGTAATAACCGCACCGGTAAGCGGCAGGCTGGGCAGAAAAGTGCTACAAGTGGGCCAGCAGGTACAGGCGGGGCAAAGCCTGGTGCCCATTATTGATGAGAAGAACAAGTGGGTTACCGCAAACTTTAAAGAAACCCAACTGGAAGATATGCACGTAGGCCAGCCTGTAGAAATTACTGTAGACGGCTTTAGTAATAAAACCTATCACGGCAGTATTGAGGCCATTGCAGGATCTACGGGTGCTAAATTCTCACTGCTGCCTGCCGATAACTCAACTGGGAACTTTGTAAAGATAACACAGCGTGTACCCGTTAAGATTCGCCTAACCGATACCGATCTTTCTGCTATCAAGGCCGGCATGAACGTAGAAGTTGCCGTAAAGAAAAGCTAA
- a CDS encoding TolC family protein: MNLFYKFPAFWLVFIALLFPITDSAQQNSNAYTLSIQDAVRLAKEKNNNVAAARMGLEASAASLAEVKSHVLPHVQIDASDKRLSKATLYDHGFTESESVPPPPASYQANAGIEASFNLYSGGKHEASIKQFEARERLADIHVKEREGSIALETVQHYLEILRLSKLDSLYKEQVDKEKIRLKNINSLHKNGKVTRSDVLRAEMNLSNREYQKKENESTITINRNRLAILLNLPIETNIVLTDTVLAATKPMATTERELDSGSAYSVQQASQSILLQEAVIREARSNYYPSIELIAAYGYNYPNYLRYPYVPQYYAVGYVGFKMSYSLASLYQNIHKVKAERKHLEEIKFTEKAAKDNVLLELTSLDIKMDDMSEKAALAQKEIAQAQANYKIMSTKYFNQLALLADLLDADNLYLQTKYNLVEAQIMQQYYYYQTLYTKGKL, from the coding sequence ATGAACCTTTTTTATAAATTCCCGGCTTTTTGGTTGGTTTTTATAGCATTGCTGTTTCCTATTACAGACAGTGCCCAGCAAAATTCAAATGCTTATACCCTAAGCATACAGGATGCAGTACGGCTTGCAAAAGAAAAAAACAACAACGTTGCTGCCGCCCGTATGGGGCTCGAAGCCAGTGCTGCCAGTCTTGCAGAAGTTAAAAGCCATGTGTTGCCACATGTTCAAATTGATGCATCAGACAAAAGGCTAAGCAAAGCAACACTGTATGACCATGGCTTTACAGAGTCGGAATCAGTACCACCACCACCGGCAAGTTATCAGGCAAATGCGGGTATAGAAGCATCTTTTAACCTGTACTCCGGCGGTAAGCATGAGGCCTCCATCAAACAGTTTGAAGCAAGAGAGCGCCTGGCTGATATTCATGTAAAAGAACGCGAGGGCAGCATAGCGTTAGAAACTGTACAGCACTACCTCGAAATTTTGCGTCTTTCAAAACTCGACAGCCTGTATAAAGAGCAGGTAGATAAGGAAAAGATACGTCTCAAGAATATTAATTCACTCCACAAAAATGGGAAAGTAACCCGCAGTGATGTATTGCGTGCCGAAATGAACCTTTCTAACCGGGAATACCAGAAAAAAGAGAATGAAAGCACCATAACAATTAACCGCAACAGGCTGGCCATATTGCTTAACCTGCCTATAGAAACTAATATTGTACTTACAGATACCGTGCTTGCTGCCACAAAACCAATGGCAACAACAGAGCGGGAACTTGATTCCGGTTCAGCTTATAGTGTGCAGCAGGCATCGCAAAGTATTTTACTACAAGAGGCTGTAATAAGGGAAGCCCGTAGTAACTATTACCCGTCTATAGAACTTATTGCCGCTTACGGCTATAACTATCCTAACTATTTAAGGTACCCCTATGTACCGCAGTACTATGCTGTGGGCTATGTAGGCTTTAAAATGTCGTATTCACTGGCCTCTCTCTACCAAAATATACATAAGGTAAAAGCAGAGAGAAAACATCTTGAAGAAATTAAGTTTACCGAAAAAGCTGCTAAAGATAATGTACTGCTGGAGCTTACTTCGCTTGACATAAAAATGGATGATATGAGCGAAAAAGCAGCCCTTGCCCAAAAAGAAATTGCACAGGCACAGGCCAATTATAAGATAATGAGCACTAAATATTTTAACCAACTGGCATTGCTTGCAGACCTGCTGGATGCTGACAATCTGTATCTGCAAACAAAATACAATCTTGTAGAGGCGCAGATCATGCAGCAATACTACTATTACCAAACACTTTATACCAAAGGAAAACTATAA